ATATTATGGATAACTTGAAAGTTATGGAACCAATTGTGATATTCAATCAAGTACATGAAATACTGTAGAACAATCAGATTGAATATCTCTAATGGTTTGAATTTCACCAAAGAAATACTTAACAGTTAGATAAGTAGGATATTTGACAATGAGCAAGAATAATAGTCTTTATTGGGTTCTTGGGCATATCAGAATTAAAGAAGCCTATATGTTTGCTAGAAAAGGATCAAGGAGACGTTTTATTTGCCTGGAGTCTTTCTGCGGTTTAGGAAAATGATTTGGTTTGGAAAAAAGGTgatatataaaacttattaCAAAGTACACTAAAGAAGATGAGGGTGcctattttttcaagttgtaAGCATTCATGATACAACATTCCGAAGtatgtatttagaaaatttttaacttgAACTTCATAATTGATTGAGGGGATGCCAGCTATCACTGTCCTATATGCACTAGCTACTCTGTGACATAAGTCTCTGGATTCATACTAATCTTCTCTTCAGTTGTTTATTATTAGTAACTGAACACCAGGAGAAGCATAGTGGATCATAGATTAAGCAACAGATGCCAGAATTCCTCTTTTGGAAGCTTTTGGACCACCCATATTGGGCATAAGACTGGACAAGGCAGATATTGTTTCCGCCACTTATTCTAGTGTATATGATCTGAGAGAGCTTTGAATCCAACCATACTACTTGGTATTTCACAGAAGTCTTTGGGTTGATTTCAATTTCTTGATTGTTAAAAGATATTGGGATTCTCCTAGTACCTAAGTAGCACAACTTCTATTTTCTCCAGTACTAGTCTGAGAGTTATTTTCTATCCAATTTGACACCATTAGAATTCCCAGGTCTGcttattccataattttttcctaGTACCAGATTTGCTTTTTCCATAATTTCGTGTCTTATTTATCAACAACTATGTCATCAATGAAGCCTATTAGGGTAAGTCTTTTGGCATGTTGTTCATTAACAGTTCACCATTTAGGATATTCCAAAGTGTAGGGACACACAAAGAAGAACTGGGTGCACCACTGTTTCCACCACTATTTTCTTCCATCACTTTatatttgactataatttcTGATACAGAAAGCTGTGATGCAAGTAAATCTTTATCAATTTCTCTATGTATTAGTTCATTCAGAATTTGCCAGGAAGAAGTACTGAAGGGATTTCTTACACCTAAAGTTATCAAGCACATATTTTCTGATTTGCTGTCTTTCTGCAATGTATGGAAATGTTTGTATAATAGTAGAAGTACTCTTGAAATGGATTACTCCAAAAACTTACTTCAGAATTTTGATACACTagattcaacaaatttttgtatctcgATAAAATCTAGTTACACCTCCTCTCTAGATTTCATTAAAGGCAACGCCCCTACAGGAACCCATTGATGAATTTAGATCTAGCAGAAACCAACACGTGTAAATTCAGTAAGGAGGAGAAACTCTTAATTTATTTGGTTCTAGAAAGAACCTTTGAAAACAGCTATGATAGGGGGCACTGGAAACGGGATGAGTTTCATTGAGATTTGTAAATTTGgtcatcaaaatatatataaaaaagtaaaaaaaaatatcatgtaTAATGATAATCTAAACAAAACTCATAGaaagtttaatttataaaaattgtttttcatcattttatctTGATACTATTCATGATTCATctcttcagtttttttctttgattccaTATCCCTTAGCTGTTCTAATGTAAGAAGAGAAACCCCTAACTGATCTTCTCTGGTGAATGGTTGAGCCATTTGCCTTAACCACCTCTTGGCGatctaaaaaaatgatatctcAACATTCATTGGGgttatattaatcaattacCTACCTGCACTGCTTCTTCTGTAGATAAATTACAGTAGGAATCTTTGAGATGCTCTTGTATCCATTTAggtaatttcgattttttatctGATCTGGAAAATCGTTTATCCGCGAAAATCATAATACCATAATCAGTTTTTCCTCTGATAGCTCGTCCTACACATTGAGCAGCATGTCTCATCGCGTCGAATGTCAGAAAATCGTTTTCTTTAATCTACAAATAAAGAGTAGATTAGTTCATATctcaatttgtaaaattttcgattttggattagatatgggtgattccgttctaactgtgattttttgtattcaaaatttcaagattttaaaatttaacttttctaacttttttatgcatattattcatctattttactgtaaaaataaaactctaagaggaatttactacaacttcaaagtatcacgagcaagacacaaatgtcggattttgagttccacggtactgactcatttatccacggtactgacatggtaacttaagatattaaacaacaagtgcatcaattttcctcagtttgatcataaacattagaatttataaggtaattagtttaaatcatttgttacgacaaaaaatattaataatttatcggtaaattctaggaatggacatgacacggtactgacattcaagtgatgtagtataagttttctttaagtggcaagttatattgtataaaaataatgtttaaatatcttaagaattattcaattaacacaaaatttttattaattgattattaattaatgactagtacaaaaaaacaatacaggacattgaatatcacagttataatggaatcacccatataacaTTTTCTACTTAGTCgttcaattttttccatcttCGAATAGTTTTCAAGAAAGTATCTTCAATTTACTGGAAATCATTTATGAACTTCGTATTATACCTGGAATTGATCCCTAAGATAATCTAATCTTGCTTTTAATATTCGTGATTGTGTATAGACATATGGTATCCCAAACATTAAAACTGCTCTACCTAAATGATGATCAAAATCTACTCCTTCAGATACTTTTCCTCTAGCTACAGAAAGTAATACTGCTCCTCGACCAGATTCACAAGCctgaaaacatttaaaaataaatttttataaaaatatttcaacattacGGCTTCTTAGAAATGTGTTGATTTACCTTGATGTAGTACATTAAGGCAAAACTTGTCTCGGCTGAATCTTGTGTCtcaataaacaacaatttatatCTTTGTAAATTATCTATTACACCTTGATCGTACCAACTCGCAACCACTGATTCTAAATACATATAAGAGGTAAAGAAACATACAATACCATCTGGTACATTAGCTGCAATCTAAAAGAAAGACAAAGTTAATATATTTGGTTAatagtatatatttataataataccTCTACTAGAAGTTGTCCATAATTTCTTATTACAGCATTGTCATCTCTAGTTTCGAATTTAGAAGAAATAGCTACTTGATCATTTCCTTTGGAAACtatctgaaaattatatttcaattgaaaaaaaatgatgggAACAAACTACATTTTGAACTtgatttagcaaaaaaaaaatatatctgctCACCATCGGAAGTAGACATGGCCTAGCTAAAGTCATTGTGAATGAAGACATGATAACTggatggaaatttaaaatttttgggtACATATCTAAAGGAGACAATGTACCTGATGTTATAACTACCGTTTGAAATCTATCAAAGACAGGTCTCATAGCAATTGATGAATctaaacaactgaaaaaaaattatacatattagCAGTATTTTGGAACTAAAAATTGCTAATCACACAAAATTTACCTGACATATAAAATAGGATTTGAAACTGTTGGAGTTTTGTCATCAAATGGTTCAACGATTACTGTAAATCCCTTAGTATATGTTGATACCAATGTTGCTAAATGTGTAATTAATATTATAGGACTAAAATCTGTCAGATCTGAAATTTCTAAAGTTCTCAATAATGAAGCTAATCGTTCTGCACAAAATCTTAGAGGTTTACGCTCTATACACAcctaaaaatgtattttcataaCAGACAGTATTATATTTCCACTTGCCACTTACTTTTGATTGGACATCCTTCAGAAAAGCCACTGGTGATTCCTGAACAACATGTTGTATTCTTAAtctagtttttatatattctacaAATCTTTTTAGAAAACTAACAAAATGCTCTGCATTTCTTATATTTCCAGGTACAGCTTCTTGTAAAATTTCGTCTGGTAATACAGGATTTGATAATATAACATCAGTTTCTCTAGCAACATTTGCTTCTCTTAAACCTTGAACTAATCTTTGATATTCATCTCGTAATTTTTTTGAGTCATCTTCTCTCATCCTACACAAATTACCatataattgattgtttttgtttgtattaattatgttgagatatttccaaatttaaacttgatattttttagattcataataaatgttcaacaacattttaagaaaaagaaaatgtgaaaatgatTCTCGTTTCCTTTTCTTGTTAAAGGGAGTTTAGATCAAATATTAAGGAAAActaatttacgaaaaaaataaggGCGTTTTATTAGAATCAAACTAAGaacattatcaataaaaaacttttttacgaaaaaataaggGCGTTTTATTAGAATCAAACTATGaacattatcaataaaaaacttatGCATATGTAACTAAGAAATTGTTAACACATAGATCAAATACATAATTCCAAAAGCAgttttatttcatgtttatttgCTGTCAGAGCtatctaaattaaaaatttttctaatagatTGTTCCTTTTTCACTTGTCATGGCTGAGaaataagtatattattaagggacaagaaattaataagaataCTGTGTACGTATTTGATTGATAATTGAAGATGTACTAAAAATTTCTTCACATTTCTACATCTACAGACAATCTGTTAACATTGAACAATCATTATTAGTTGGATTTACAATGTTGAAGAATAGTTTTATGAGGATACAACAAATAAGCATAAGAGATTGGATACTTACTCAGCCACAGTCTTTTCTAGTAACTGTATATTAGCTGTAGCTCGTTCGACAgttcttttttgaattttcacaCTCATAGAATCTATACAAACGTTATCAATGTTATGCGCCTCATCAAATATGACAACAGCTTCTTTTGTCAATTCTTTGGAAACCACATCGGCAATCTTTGGGTCCAATAGATAATGATAGCTGTAAACTACGATATTGGCATAAGTGatctaaaaaaagttttcttttaaaGAAACAATGCTGcagttaaaa
The genomic region above belongs to Diorhabda carinulata isolate Delta chromosome 9, icDioCari1.1, whole genome shotgun sequence and contains:
- the LOC130897774 gene encoding general transcription and DNA repair factor IIH helicase subunit XPD; its protein translation is MRLSVDGLIVYFPYDYIYPEQYAYMSELKKALDAKGHCLLEMPSGTGKTVTLLSLVVAYMIENPHHVRKLIYCSRTVPEIEKVMEELKKLIEYYEKIDGVQPKLTGLVLSSRKNMCVHPEVSTQREGKIVDGKCHSLTASYIRDKHSYDDTVPVCQFYEDFNIDGKESVMPHGVYNLEDLKQYGRNRNWCPYFVSRFAITYANIVVYSYHYLLDPKIADVVSKELTKEAVVIFDEAHNIDNVCIDSMSVKIQKRTVERATANIQLLEKTVAEMREDDSKKLRDEYQRLVQGLREANVARETDVILSNPVLPDEILQEAVPGNIRNAEHFVSFLKRFVEYIKTRLRIQHVVQESPVAFLKDVQSKVCIERKPLRFCAERLASLLRTLEISDLTDFSPIILITHLATLVSTYTKGFTVIVEPFDDKTPTVSNPILYVSCLDSSIAMRPVFDRFQTVVITSGTLSPLDMYPKILNFHPVIMSSFTMTLARPCLLPMIVSKGNDQVAISSKFETRDDNAVIRNYGQLLVEIAANVPDGIVCFFTSYMYLESVVASWYDQGVIDNLQRYKLLFIETQDSAETSFALMYYIKACESGRGAVLLSVARGKVSEGVDFDHHLGRAVLMFGIPYVYTQSRILKARLDYLRDQFQIKENDFLTFDAMRHAAQCVGRAIRGKTDYGIMIFADKRFSRSDKKSKLPKWIQEHLKDSYCNLSTEEAVQIAKRWLRQMAQPFTREDQLGVSLLTLEQLRDMESKKKTEEMNHE